From the Mycoplasma putrefaciens KS1 genome, the window TATAATGTTTACATTTACAAGAATTATCGAAAAGAAAAAGCATAATACCCAACTAACTAAAGATGAGATTAATTGATTAATTGATAGCTATGTCAAAGAAACAATTACTGATTATCAAATGGCTAGCTTTTGTATGGCTACTTATTTTACAGATATGGATGATGCTGAAACAGCCTATCTAACTAAATCTTATGTTGATTCGGGTTCAAGTTATGATTTAAGCTCAATAAAAGGCTTTAAAGCAGATAAACACTCAACAGGTGGAGTTGGAGATAAAACTAGTTTAGTTTATGCTCCACTAGTTGCAAGTTATGGAATTAAAGTATGTAAATTAACCGGAAGAGGTTTAGGTAAAACCGGAGGGACTGCAGATAAACTAGAATCATTTCCTGGTTGAAAATCAGAATTAGCAAACGATGAATTTGCTTCAGTTATTAATCAGTCAGGCTTAAGTATTATTTGTCAATCTGATGATGTTGTTCCTGCTGATAAAAAAATTTATGCTCTACGTGATGTTAGTGGAACAATTGATTCAATGCCATTAATTACTGCTTCAATTATGAGTAAAAAGCTTGTTGTTGAAAGCGATGGTTTAGTTTTAGATGTCAAAGTTGGTAATGGTGCATTTATGACTAATTTAGAAGATGCACTTGATTTATCAAACAGAATGATAGATGTTGCTAAAAATCATAATCGAAAAATTGGAGTAGTTCTTTCAAATATGAATTGTCCATTAGGAAAAGCAATCGGTAATGCTCTTGAAGTTAGAGAAGCATGAGAAACACTTCACGGAAAAGGACCAAAAGATTTTGTTGAACTAGTAACCACTCTTGTAGGTGTTACATTATTACAAGCTAAAATGTTTGATAATTTAGACCAAGCCAAAGCCGATGTTTATAAAAAATTACAATCAGGTGAAGCCGCACATTATTTAAAAGATTTTGTGATAGCTCAAAATGGTGATTGATCTGTATTAGAAAATTATGATCAAGTATTTAAATGTAAAAATAAGGTTGAAATTAAAGCTAAAAAATCAGGATTTATAAAATATACAAGAGCTGAAGAATTAGGCTTACTTTCTGTGCAATTAGGTGCAGGAAGATCTAAAAAAACTGATCAAATAGATCATGCTGCAGGAATTTATTTAAATAAGGAATATGGTGAACAAGTTCGAGAAGATGAAGTCATTATAACCTTATATACAAATAAGTCAGTTGAATCAAGTTGAGAAACAGAAGTTTTAAAATGTTTTGAAATTGTTGATATGCAACCTCAAAAAGAAGTAATTTACAAAATTATTTCTGATGACATTAAATAATAATATAAATAATTAAATTATAACCATAACCCTCTGATTATTTGAGTTAATTAAAACCCAGATCAGAGGGTTTTATTATTTCAACGCTTTAACTTTATAAATTCAAAAAAAGATAAATTTCTAATAATTTATTTTGTTTTAATTACTAGAATAGAAGATTATCATTTGTTATCAATCTTAATTTTCTGACATCATTTTAAAAATTTAAAGAATACTATCTACTATATAGAATGCTCAGATGGTTAAAGTATTATTTCTCAGGTATTCTTCAATTATCAAAATAAATTATAAATTATTTTGTTTGAAGTAATTAGACATAAAATATTTTGTGTCGTTAAACTATTTAAATTTCTCTTGTTTTATTCTCAAATAATTACTTACTGTTTTTTTAATATTCAAATTTATATTTTAATTAGATTAACTAACTTTTTATTATCTAAATAGTCTATTTACTTCATTGTAATTTTTTAAGGTTTATGTATTCTATAAGTTATGTTTAATTTTATTTAGTTTATTTTTATAATATTGACTAAATTTATATTAAATTTCTCTCATTTTATAGCAAAATTTAGCTAAAATAGTAATCTTAATCTTTAAAATACAATAGTAAAATCATAATATCGTTCATTTGCAATTAAAAAGAGATATACTAATAAATAAACACCTATTTATAAAAGATTAAGTATTTTATGATTAAAA encodes:
- a CDS encoding thymidine phosphorylase yields the protein MFTFTRIIEKKKHNTQLTKDEINWLIDSYVKETITDYQMASFCMATYFTDMDDAETAYLTKSYVDSGSSYDLSSIKGFKADKHSTGGVGDKTSLVYAPLVASYGIKVCKLTGRGLGKTGGTADKLESFPGWKSELANDEFASVINQSGLSIICQSDDVVPADKKIYALRDVSGTIDSMPLITASIMSKKLVVESDGLVLDVKVGNGAFMTNLEDALDLSNRMIDVAKNHNRKIGVVLSNMNCPLGKAIGNALEVREAWETLHGKGPKDFVELVTTLVGVTLLQAKMFDNLDQAKADVYKKLQSGEAAHYLKDFVIAQNGDWSVLENYDQVFKCKNKVEIKAKKSGFIKYTRAEELGLLSVQLGAGRSKKTDQIDHAAGIYLNKEYGEQVREDEVIITLYTNKSVESSWETEVLKCFEIVDMQPQKEVIYKIISDDIK